From a region of the Sphaerodactylus townsendi isolate TG3544 linkage group LG09, MPM_Stown_v2.3, whole genome shotgun sequence genome:
- the RIDA gene encoding 2-iminobutanoate/2-iminopropanoate deaminase, producing MPGLLLRVFLRTGCKVQKNTKAAQASLDPRRKAAAAGMATLVKKIIHTSKAPAALGPYSQAVLVDRTVYIAGQIGMDPSNGQLVPGGVKEQAKQALKNMGEILKAADCDFGNVVKTTVLMADMKDFDDVNEVYKQFFQGDFPARAAYQVAALPKGARVEIEAVAISGPLRDAKHDTKGNL from the exons ATGCCGGGGTTGCTGCTGCGAGTCTTTCTGCGCACGGGGTGCAAAGTTCAGAAAAACACAAAAGCGGCTCAGGCTTCGTTGGACCCCCGAAGaaaagctgctgcagctggcatGGCCACGCTAGTCAAGAAGATCATCCATACCTCCAAAGCTCCGGCGGCTTTGGGCCCCTATAG TCAAGCAGTGCTGGTAGACCGGACCGTGTATATTGCGGGACAGATTGGCATGGATCCTTCAAATGGGCAACTTGTACCTGGAGGAGTAAAGGAACAAGCTAAACAG GCACTTAAGAATATGGGGGAAATTCTGAAAGCGGCTGATTGTGACTTTGGCAATG TGGTAAAGACAACTGTTCTGATGGCTGACATGAAGGACTTTGATGATGTCAATGAAGTATACAAGCAGT TTTTCCAGGGTGACTTTCCAGCCAGAGCAGCATACCAAGTTGCAGCTCTACCAAAA GGTGCACGTGTTGAGATTGAAGCTGTTGCCATCAGTGGACCGCTCCGCGATGCCAAGCATGACACTAAAGGCAATCTTTAA
- the ERICH5 gene encoding glutamate-rich protein 5 translates to MGCSSSAQTQVKDGSRPSPLAPDTNGLQKCATSDDNLPITDENETIPDQTKLGGMDEMDLASDGTKLSENLTQEKTDALLPEITKCALSACQRVDPEGTEPQPVASEEKFTRSEPLATGLVEVREPQPVEVTENDEPHPATESANLQLPEISQDAKPELVKPMEERTPEPLVMTEEALNLVAEMVKELLIDEEEQLTEGEMVEKVETEMHSEIVSEGSETKEEETGEATAATEIEATNNEE, encoded by the exons ATGGGCTGCTCCAGCAGCGCTCAGACCCAAGTCAAGGACGGCAGCCGGCCGAGCCCCCTGGCCCCCGACACCAACGGGCTGCAGAAATGCG CTACATCAGATGACAATTTACCCATCACTGATGAAAATGAAACCATACCTGACCAGACCAAACTTGGAGGAATGGATGAAATGGATCTTGCATCTGATGGAACAAAATTAAGTGAGAATCTTACTCAAGAAAAGACAGATGCTTTGCTTCCAGAAATAACAAAATGTGCTCTTTCTGCCTGTCAAAGAGTAGACCCAGAAGGTACAGAGCCTCAGCCAGTGGCATCAGAAGAGAAGTTCACCAGAAGCGAACCCTTGGCTACGGGCCTTGTAGAAGTGAGGGAGCCTCAACCTGTGGAAGTAACAGAGAATGATGAACCTCATCCTGCCACAGAATCTGCCAACCTTCAGCTTCCAGAAATCTCACAGGATGCTAAACCTGAGCTTGTCAAACCAATGGAGGAGAGAACACCTGAGCCTTTGGTGATGACAGAGGAAGCCCTTAACCTTGTAGCAGAAATGGTGAAGGAATTACTGATAGACGAAGAGGAACAGCTAACTGAGG GTGAGATGGTAGAAAAGGTGGAAACTGAGATGCACTCTGAGATAGTAAGTGAGGGCTctgaaacaaaagaagaagaaacaggagaAGCTACAGCAGCAACAGAGATAG aAGCTACTAATAACGAAGAGTGA
- the RPL30 gene encoding 60S ribosomal protein L30, translating into MVAAKKTKKSLESINSRLQLVMKSGKYVLGYKQTLKMIRQGKAKLVILANNCPALRKSEIEYYAMLAKTGVHHYSGNNIELGTACGKYYRVCTLAIIDPGDSDIIRSMPEQTSEK; encoded by the exons atggtggccgccaaGAAGACG aaaaagTCCCTGGAGTCCATCAACTCTAGACTTCAACTGGTTATGAAAAGTGGTAAATATGTGCTAGGGTACAAACAGACTCTGAAAATGATCCGGCAGGGAAAAGCCAAGTTGGTCATCCTTGCCAACAACTGTCCTGCTCTGAG AAAATCAGAAATTGAGTACTATGCTATGTTGGCCAAAACTGGCGTGCACCACTACAGCGGCAACAACATTGAGTTGGGTACGGCTTGTGGCAAGTACTACAGAGTATGTACACTGGCCATCATTGATCCAG GTGATTCTGACATCATCAGAAGTATGCCAGAACAAACCAGTGAGAAGTAA